In Gloeocapsopsis sp. IPPAS B-1203, a genomic segment contains:
- a CDS encoding carboxypeptidase M32, with the protein MQTLEKTHPKLQELKTRLSEINDLESAASLLYWDQATYMPPGGAAARGRQLATLRQIAHTKFIDPTIGQLLEDLSSYESSLPEDSDEASLIRVTRRDYERAIKIPADFTARFSQHSTETYEVWAKARSANDFATIHPYLEKTLELSRELANFFPGYEHIADPLIEEADYGMKATSVRHLFAQLRQQLVPIVEAISAQSATDASCLHQHFPEAEQIAFSLKVIEKLGYDFQRGRQDKTLHPFMTKFSTGDVRITTRIRENDLNEGLFSTIHETGHALYEQGVNRDFEATPLAGGTSSGVHESQSRLWENMVGRSRHFWRFFYPQLQSQFPTQMRDVPLETFYRAINKVERSLIRTDADEVTYNLHVMIRFDLELQLLEGTLTVRDLPEAWNERYRSDLGIVPPNDSNGVLQDVHWYGGMIGGMFQGYTLGNLMSAQFFQAALQNHPQISTEIEQGNFDTLHNWLKANIYLHGRKYTAAEIVERATGKVLSIEPFILYIRRKFGELYSL; encoded by the coding sequence ATGCAGACACTGGAAAAAACCCATCCCAAACTACAAGAACTAAAAACCCGTTTAAGTGAAATCAATGACCTTGAATCAGCTGCATCACTGCTTTACTGGGATCAAGCAACATATATGCCACCTGGAGGTGCAGCTGCGCGGGGGCGTCAACTTGCAACACTAAGACAGATTGCCCATACAAAATTTATTGACCCTACAATTGGGCAACTTCTGGAAGATTTAAGCTCGTATGAATCAAGTTTACCAGAGGATTCAGATGAAGCAAGCTTAATTCGTGTAACTCGCCGCGATTACGAACGCGCCATCAAAATTCCTGCTGACTTTACCGCAAGATTTTCTCAACATTCTACGGAAACTTATGAAGTGTGGGCAAAAGCGCGGAGTGCAAATGATTTTGCTACTATTCATCCCTATCTAGAAAAAACGCTAGAACTCAGTCGGGAACTGGCTAATTTCTTTCCTGGCTACGAACATATTGCCGATCCTCTCATTGAGGAAGCCGATTATGGTATGAAAGCAACGAGTGTTAGGCATCTTTTTGCCCAACTACGCCAGCAACTTGTCCCAATTGTGGAAGCTATTTCCGCGCAATCTGCTACTGATGCTTCGTGTTTGCATCAGCATTTTCCTGAAGCTGAACAGATCGCATTTAGCTTGAAGGTGATTGAAAAACTCGGTTACGACTTTCAACGTGGGCGACAAGATAAAACGTTGCATCCGTTCATGACGAAGTTCTCCACTGGAGATGTGCGAATTACGACGCGGATTCGTGAAAATGACTTGAATGAAGGACTATTTAGTACAATTCATGAAACGGGTCATGCCTTATACGAGCAAGGGGTGAATCGTGATTTTGAAGCCACTCCTTTAGCGGGTGGAACTTCTTCGGGAGTGCATGAAAGTCAATCGCGGTTATGGGAAAACATGGTGGGGCGTAGCCGTCATTTTTGGCGGTTTTTCTATCCACAACTACAATCGCAGTTTCCTACTCAAATGCGTGATGTTCCCTTAGAGACATTTTATCGGGCGATTAATAAGGTAGAGCGATCGCTCATTCGCACTGATGCGGATGAAGTTACATATAATCTTCATGTGATGATTCGCTTTGACCTAGAGTTACAACTCCTCGAAGGAACTTTAACAGTACGCGATTTACCTGAGGCTTGGAATGAGCGCTATCGTAGTGACTTAGGTATTGTGCCTCCTAATGATAGCAATGGCGTTTTACAAGATGTCCATTGGTACGGTGGCATGATTGGAGGAATGTTTCAAGGTTACACGCTGGGTAACTTGATGAGTGCACAATTTTTCCAAGCCGCTTTACAAAATCATCCTCAAATTTCTACCGAAATTGAGCAAGGTAATTTTGATACATTGCATAATTGGTTGAAAGCAAATATTTATCTACATGGACGTAAGTATACTGCAGCAGAAATTGTAGAACGTGCAACAGGAAAAGTGTTAAGTATTGAACCGTTTATTCTTTATATACGCCGTAAATTCGGTGAATTGTACTCTTTGTAA
- a CDS encoding riboflavin synthase, translating into MFTGLIQALGTMRPLGGDRFSITCRNSSDAILQDLAAGDSVAVDGVCLTVTDVLPQGFVATASPETLRRTTIGQQFDRLVNLETALRVGSKLGGHFVMGHVDGVGCLQTVEQTATSWEMAFTAPDAIARYIVPKGSIAVNGVSLTIADWNPAINLFKVAVIPLSYAETNLQYLHIGDWVNLEADILGKYVEKLIQSGTHRGVDAALDAVTPAFLAENGYL; encoded by the coding sequence ATGTTTACAGGGTTAATTCAAGCTTTAGGAACAATGCGACCATTGGGAGGCGATCGCTTTTCAATTACTTGTCGCAACAGTAGTGACGCTATTCTACAGGATCTTGCTGCGGGTGATAGTGTTGCTGTAGATGGCGTGTGTTTGACTGTTACAGACGTATTACCGCAAGGTTTCGTCGCAACTGCGTCTCCAGAAACACTGCGACGCACAACTATTGGTCAACAATTTGATCGCCTTGTCAATCTCGAAACAGCATTACGTGTTGGGAGCAAATTAGGCGGACATTTTGTCATGGGTCATGTTGATGGTGTAGGGTGTTTGCAAACTGTTGAGCAAACTGCGACTTCGTGGGAAATGGCATTTACTGCACCGGATGCGATCGCCCGTTATATTGTACCTAAAGGGAGTATTGCTGTTAACGGTGTTAGCTTAACAATTGCGGACTGGAATCCAGCAATCAATTTATTTAAGGTGGCGGTAATTCCACTGTCTTATGCTGAAACTAACTTGCAATATCTCCACATTGGGGATTGGGTAAATTTAGAAGCAGATATTTTAGGCAAATACGTGGAGAAGTTAATTCAATCTGGGACTCATCGTGGTGTAGATGCTGCGCTTGATGCTGTAACACCTGCCTTTCTAGCAGAAAATGGTTATTTGTAG